From the Gasterosteus aculeatus chromosome 13, fGasAcu3.hap1.1, whole genome shotgun sequence genome, one window contains:
- the LOC120830792 gene encoding E3 ubiquitin-protein ligase KCMF1, with translation MSRHEGVSCDACLKGNFRGRRYKCLICYDYDLCASCYESGATTTRHTTEHPMQCILTRVDFDLYYGGEAVSVEQPQAFTCPYCGRMGYTEISLQEHVAAEHTETSTEVICPICAALPGGDPNHVTDDFAAHLTLEHRAPRDLDESSGVRHVRRMFHPGRGLGGPRARRSNMHFTSSTTGGLSTSQSSSQSSNYSREAMDPIAELLSQLSGVRRSAGGQLSSGPSASQLQQLQMQLQLERQQAQAARQQLETARNATRGGGRANAMLNTNSGGANPNAGANHNTNPSPNPGPPESHAQQTPHSSQFLLSRLSEPRLSEAERQACEAQWADRSLFVTELLLSTLLPDEDASASSEEDEDDCHGPLRNFADFESMGCVEVMTLDVALENLNLKEMRPAPKTTKTTTKTAPPKKEPPAPPL, from the exons ATGTCCCGTCACGAAG GCGTGAGCTGCGACGCATGTTTAAAAGGCAACTTCAGAGGACGACGATACAAATGTTTAATCTGCTACGACTACGACCTGTGCGCGTCGTGCTACGAGAGCGGCGCGACCACGACCAGACACACCACAGAGCATCCCATGCAGTGTATATTAACCCGAGTGGACTTTG ACCTGTACTACGGTGGAGAAGCGGTGTCGGTGGAGCAGCCCCAGGCCTTCACATGTCCATACTGTGGCAGGATGGGCTACACGGAAATCTCCCTGCAGGAGCACGTGGCTGCAGAGCACACGGAGACCTCCACAGAGGTG ATCTGCCCCATATGTGCAGCGCTGCCAGGTGGAGACCCCAATCATGTGACGGATGACTTTGCTGCTCATCTCACACTTGAACATAGAGCACCCAGAGACTTG GATGAGTCCAGCGGGGTGCGGCATGTGAGGAGGATGTTCCACCCTGGACGTGGCCTGGGGGGTCCACGAGCCCGCCGGTCCAACATGCACTTTACCAGCAGCACCACAGGGGGGCTCTCCACCAGCCAGAGCTCCTCACAGAGCTCCAACTACAGCAGAGAGGCCATGGACCCCATAGCAG AGCTTCTGTCCCAACTGTCGGGGGTGCGGCGCTCGGCGGGCGGTCAGCTCAGCTCGGGCCCTTCGGCGTCtcagctccagcagcttcagATGCAACTCCAGCTGGAGCGCCAGCAGGCCCAGGCGGCACGTCAGCAATTGGAGACGGCGCGAAACGCCACCCGGGGCGGCGGCCGAGCCAACGCCATGCTCAACACCAACTCCGGGGGCGCCAACCCCAACGCCGGCGCCAACCACAATACCAACCCCAGTCCTAACCCGGGTCCCCCGGAGTCCCACGCGCAGCAAACGCCACACAGCTCGCAGTTTCTACTCAGCAG GCTGAGCGAACCGCGGCTGTCGGAGGCGGAGCGGCAGGCGTGCGAGGCCCAGTGGGCCGACAGGAGCCTGTTTGTgacggagctgctgttgtccacGCTGCTGCCCGACGAGGACGCGTCGGCCTCctcggaggaggacgaggacgactgTCACGGCCCGTTGCGGAACTTCGCCGACTTCGAGTCCATGGGCTGCGTTGAGGTCATGACCCTGGACGTGGCACTGGAGAACCTCAACCTCAAGGAGATGAGACCAGCGCCCAAGACGACAAAAACGACAACTAAAACGGCGCCGCCAAAGAAAGAGCCTCCCGCGCCGCCCCTTTGA